In Citrus sinensis cultivar Valencia sweet orange chromosome 4, DVS_A1.0, whole genome shotgun sequence, one DNA window encodes the following:
- the LOC102616313 gene encoding methyltransferase FGSG_00040: protein MREDEQQQLQTAEELMQQLRSKATELLLREEWKESVQVYTQFIGLCQSQITETKQEASQLSKLKKSLCLALSNRAEARSRLRDFDDALRDCEQALKIESSHFKALLCKGKVLLSLNRYSMALDCFKETLVDAQASGSLETVNGFLEKSKKLEYQSRTGALDLSDWILNGLRGKCPELAEYIGAVQISKSEISGRGLFATKNVEAGTLFLVTKAIATERGILSGENSNENEQLVMWKNFIDKVMESISKCQRTRHLISILSSGDNEDEVEVPDVSAFRPEAEERRSSNEKLDMGKILSILDVNSLVEDAISAKVLGKNKGLYGLGLWALASFINHSCSPNARRVHVGDYIIVHASRDVKAGEEITFAYFDMLLPLEKRKEMSKTWGFHCKCKRCKFEEGMSSKQELSEIEIGLERGIDAGNAVFRLEENMKRWIVRGKEKGYLRASIWSAYAETYGSERLMKRWGKRIPAAEAVVDSVVEAVGCDERMLKVLIEGLKGSSCGMPEMERPIKLGKGLYGKLVKKQALKSLLEI, encoded by the coding sequence ATGAGAGAAGATGAACAACAACAGCTTCAAACCGCAGAAGAGCTGATGCAACAGCTGAGATCTAAAGCCACTGAGCTACTCTTGAGAGAAGAATGGAAAGAATCCGTACAAGTCTACACTCAGTTCATCGGTCTTTGCCAAAGCCAAATCACAGAAACGAAGCAGGAAGCAAGCCAACTATCCAAGCTCAAAAAATCCCTCTGCTTAGCCCTGTCAAACAGAGCCGAGGCACGATCAAGGCTTCGAGATTTCGATGATGCATTGCGTGACTGTGAACAAGCACTGAAAATAGAGAGTTCCCATTTCAAGGCTCTTCTTTGCAAAGGTAAAGTTCTGCTTAGTTTGAATAGATATTCAATGGCTTTGGATTGCTTCAAGGAAACTTTAGTTGATGCTCAGGCTAGTGGAAGTCTTGAAACTGTTAATGGGTTTTTGGAGAAAAGCAAGAAACTTGAGTACCAATCAAGAACAGGTGCTTTGGATCTTTCGGATTGGATCCTTAATGGGCTACGTGGCAAGTGTCCAGAATTGGCTGAGTACATTGGTGCTGTGCAGATTAGTAAGTCTGAGATCAGTGGACGAGGCTTATTTGCAACAAAGAATGTTGAGGCTGGGACTTTATTTCTAGTCACAAAAGCAATTGCTACAGAGAGAGGTATATTGTCAGGTGAAAATTCAAATGAGAATGAGCAATTGGTTATGTGGAAGAATTTCATTGATAAAGTTATGGAATCGATTTCAAAATGTCAAAGGACTCGCCACTTGATTAGTATATTATCTAGTGGTGACAATGAGGATGAGGTTGAGGTTCCTGATGTAAGTGCTTTTAGGCCCGAAGCAGAAGAGCGTAGGAGCTCCAATGAGAAGCTTGATATGGGTAAGATTTTGAGTATCTTGGACGTGAATTCCCTTGTTGAGGATGCAATTTCAGCAAAAGTTTTGGGGAAGAATAAAGGTCTTTATGGTCTTGGGCTATGGGCACTTGCTTCATTCATCAACCATTCTTGTAGTCCTAATGCAAGGCGTGTTCATGTAGGAGATTATATCATAGTTCATGCTTCAAGGGATGTGAAGGCTGGTGAGGAGATCACATTTGCCTACTTTGACATGCTTCTGCCATTGGAGAAGCGCAAGGAAATGTCAAAAACGTGGGGGTTTCATTGCAAGTGCAAGAGGTGCAAGTTTGAGGAAGGAATGAGTTCAAAGCAAGAGTTGAGTGAGATAGAGATAGGACTTGAAAGAGGCATAGATGCAGGCAATGCAGTTTTTAGGTTAGAGGAAAACATGAAAAGATGGATTGTGAGGGGAAAAGAGAAGGGCTATTTGAGGGCATCGATTTGGAGTGCATATGCGGAGACTTATGGTTCAGAGAGGCTGATGAAGAGGTGGGGAAAGCGAATTCCTGCAGCAGAAGCTGTGGTGGATAGTGTTGTGGAAGCTGTGGGGTGCGATGAGAGAATGCTCAAGGTTTTGATAGAAGGATTGAAGGGAAGTAGTTGTGGGATGCCGGAGATGGAGAGACCAATTAAGTTAGGAAAAGGTCTCTATGGAAAATTGGTCAAAAAACAAGCTTTGAAATCTCTACTTGAGATCTAA
- the LOC102607463 gene encoding anaphase-promoting complex subunit 2, giving the protein MEESTSMYCNLGILEKLNDESVQEIIESYNGFCATTNSLLNGGRDIAVGKEFVTHVRSLCKHGLQSLAHDHFLRSLEETFERTFVSKFWRHFDVYSKVAVLEKNKPLIYDDEVHEVLCKALEEICMEIQYQEKCLFMLVHAIESPRDCSPEGKPILDSEVHLFAKYQLMVSSVLMASLPPHFPEMLYWYFKGRLEELSTIMDGELEDENDSQDKDDMDLDEKGKQRTGEMDIDQSNNHGKFSEKGKLVKHIGKVVHDLRTLGFTSMTENAYASAIFSLLKAKVHNLAGEDYRSSVLEPIKAWIQAVPLQFLNALLAYLGESESYDSPTAGLKSPLASRPLCCPGTHNPSEGLVRWRLRLEYFAYETLQDLRIAKLFEIIVDYPESSPAIEDLKQCLEYTGQHSKLVESFISALKYRLLTAGASTNDILHQYVSTIKALRTIDPTGVFLEAVGEPIRDYLRGRKDTIKCIVTMLTDGTGGNPNGSGNAGDSLLEELNRDEENQENIGVDDGFNIDDKQAWINAVCWEPDPVEADPLKGSRNRRKVDILGMIVGIIGSKDQLVNEYRVMLADKLLNKSDYEIDSEIRTLELLKIHFGESSMQRCEIMLNDLIDSKRTNANIKATIEKQSLAGSELGEEGVSLGLLDATIISSNFWPPMQDEALIVPGHIDQLLADYAKRFNEIKTPRKLLWKKNLGTVKLELQFDDRAMQFTVAPIHAAIIMQFQDQTSWTSKNLAAAVGVPVDVLSRRINFWISKGIIKESVGTGSNDHLYNLVESMVDSSKNGDNTGSCEELLGGDEDGERSVASVEDQIRNEMTVYEKFILGMLTNFGSMALDRIHNTLKMFCVADPPYDKSLQQLQSFLSGLVSEEKLELRDGMYFLKK; this is encoded by the exons ATGGAAGAATCAACTTCAATGTACTGTAATCTAGGGATTTTAGAAAAACTTAACGACGAATCAGTCCAAGAAATTATCGAAAGCTACAACGGTTTCTGTGCCACCACAAACTCTCTTCTAAATGGCGGCCGCGATATCGCCGTCGGAAAGGAGTTCGTCACTCACGTGCGCTCTCTCTGTAAACACGGCCTCCAATCTCTCGCTCATGACCACTTTCTCCGCTCCCTTGAG GAAACTTTTGAGAGAACttttgtgtcaaaattttggCGGCATTTTGATGTCTACAGCAAAGTTGCAGTACTGGAGAAGAATAAACCGCTT ATTTATGATGATGAGGTTCATGAGGTTTTATGTAAAGCTTTAGAAGAGATATGTATGGAGATACAATATCAGGAAAAGTGCTTGTTTATGCTTGTTCATGCTATAGAGTCTCCTAGGGACTGTTCACCAGAAGGGAAACCCATTTTGGATTCCGAAGTACATCTTTTTGCTAAATACCAACTAATGGTATCTTCGGTTCTTATGGCTAGTCTTCCTCCACATTTTCCTG AAATGCTGTACTGGTATTTCAAGGGAAGGCTGGAGGAGTTAAGTACAATCATGGATGGTGAGTTAGAGGACGAAAATGATTCTCAAGATAAAGATGACATGGATTTAGAtgaaaagggaaaacaaaGAACTGGTGAAATGGATATTGATCAGTCCAATAACCATGGGAAATTTTCAGAGAAGGGCAAACTGGTGAAACACATTGGGAAGGTTGTCCATGATCTTCGAACTCTTGGATTTACATCTATGACTGAAAATGCCTATGCTTCTGCCATCTTTTCGCTTTTGAAG GCTAAAGTTCATAATCTGGCTGGCGAGGATTACAGGAGTTCTGTTTTGGAGCCCATTAAAGCATGGATACAG GCTGTACCTCTTCAGTTCTTGAATGCACTTCTTGCTTATCTTGGTGAATCTGAGAGTTATGATAGTCCTACAGCTGGCCTTAAATCACCTCTAGCCTCACGCCCTTTGTGCTGTCCTGGAACACACAATCCCTCAGAAGGACTTGTTAGATGGCGATTGCGGCTAGAGTATTTTGCCTATGAAACATTGCAAGACTTGAGGATAGCTAAGCTATTTGAGATTATTGTGGACTACCCTGAAAG CTCTCCCGCAATTGAAGACTTAAAGCAGTGTCTTGAATATACTGGTCAACATTCTAAGTTGGTTGAGTCATTTATATCGGCACTAAAATATCGTTTGCTCACTGCGGGTGCCTCAACCAATGATATATTGCATCAATATGTTTCAACTATTAAAGCACTTCGGACAATCGACCCAACTGGTGTTTTTCTTGAAGCGGTCGGTGAACCAATAAGGGACTATCTAAGGGGAAGGAAGGATACCATAAAATGCATTGTGACCATGCTTACTGACGGAACTGGAGGAAATCCTAATGGATCTGGAAATGCTGGGGATAGTCTTCTTGAAGAATTAAATAGAgatgaagaaaatcaagagaaTATTGGTGTTGATGATGGTTTCAATATTGATGACAAGCAAGCGTGGATTAATGCTGTGTG CTGGGAGCCTGACCCTGTGGAGGCTGACCCCTTGAAGGGTAGTCGGAATCGGAGGAAGGTGGACATACTTGGCATGATTGTTGGCATAATTGGTTCGAAGGACCAACTTGTCAATGAATATCGTGTTATGCTAGCAGACAAGCTTCTGAATAAGTCtgattatgaaattgattcaGAAATACGCACGTTAGAACTCCTGAAA ATACATTTTGGAGAGAGTAGCATGCAAAGATGTGAAATTATGCTTAATGATTTGATTGATTCAAAGAGAACAAATGCGAATATCAAAGCAACCATTGAGAAACAATCTCTAGCTG GTTCTGAGCTGGGGGAAGAAGGGGTATCTCTGGGTTTGCTTGATGCTACAATCATATCATCAAACTTCTGGCCTCCAATGCAG GATGAGGCACTTATTGTACCTGGACATATTGACCAGCTGCTTGCTGATTATGCAAAAAggtttaatgaaataaaaacccCTCGTAAGCTACTTTGGAAGAAAAATCTTGGCACAGTAAAG TTGGAATTGCAGTTTGATGATAGAGCGATGCAGTTCACGGTGGCTCCCATACATGCTGCAATTATTATGCAATTTCAAGACCAAACTAG TTGGACCTCCAAGAAtcttgctgctgctgttggGGTACCAGTGGATGTACTGAGTCGGAGGATAAACTTTTGGATAAGCAAG GGAATCATTAAAGAATCAGTGGGGACAGGCTCCAATGATCACCTTTATAATCTTGTGGAAAGCATGGTTGACAGTAGTAAAAATGGCGATAATACTGGCAGTTGTGAGGAGCTGCTGGGAGGTGATGAGGATGGAGAGAGATCTGTTGCCTCAGTTGAGGATCAAATACGTAATGAAATGACTGTATACGAG AAATTTATCTTGGGAATGCTCACAAATTTTGGTAGCATGGCATTAGATCGAATTCACAACACTCTCAAG ATGTTTTGTGTAGCTGATCCTCCTTACGATAAATCACTCCAACAATTGCAAAGCTTTTTATCTGGACTAGTTTCTGAAGAGAAATTGGAGCTTAGAGATGGAATGTACTTTctgaaaaagtaa